A window of Leclercia adecarboxylata contains these coding sequences:
- the bglF gene encoding PTS beta-glucoside transporter subunit IIABC produces the protein MEYQTLAKDILCHVGGKENIISLVHCATRLRFKLKDPLRADAEGLKQNPGVIMVVESGGQFQVVIGNHVHDVWQAVCSEAGLSDETPVAEDSGEKDNLLGRLIDIVSGIFTPFIGVLAASGILKGLLALAVVCGWLSTDSGTYKIWFAASDALFFFFPLVLGYTAGKKFGGNPFITMVIGGALVHPTMIQAFDASQQAGAAADVFLGIPLIWFNYSTSVIPIILAAWVSCWLEKQGNRRLPSAMKNFFTPLLCLGLTVPLTFLVIGPVATWLSQMLANGYQWIYVLAPWLAGAAMGAVWQVCVIFGLHWGLVPLMINNIAVLGHDSMLPMLLPAVYGQVGAALGVFLRTRDMRLKMLAGSSVTAGIFGVTEPAVYGVNLPLRRPFIFGCIAGAVGGAIVGFSDTHVYSFGFGNIFTFAQMIPPGGIDATLWGGIIGTLVALGLSCAMTLVAGMPGSAAGATPVAAALGENDVLSPMSGSVLALDQVPDATFASGLLGQGVAIIPSDNKVIAPFAGEVASLFATRHAIGLLSDSGIEVLIHVGIDTVKLDGKPFTAHVKVGDKVQPGDLLLEFDRQAIIDAGYDLATPIIISNSDDYGAIVTLAATAVQAGTPLLCVSHQ, from the coding sequence ATGGAATATCAAACACTGGCGAAGGACATTCTCTGCCACGTGGGGGGCAAAGAGAACATTATCAGCCTGGTGCATTGCGCGACCCGGCTGCGTTTCAAACTGAAAGACCCCCTGCGGGCAGATGCCGAAGGGCTGAAGCAAAACCCCGGCGTCATCATGGTGGTGGAGAGCGGCGGCCAGTTTCAGGTGGTTATCGGCAACCACGTCCATGACGTCTGGCAGGCGGTGTGCAGCGAAGCAGGTCTCAGCGATGAGACGCCGGTGGCGGAGGACAGTGGGGAGAAAGATAACCTGCTGGGGCGTTTAATCGACATTGTTTCGGGCATTTTTACACCGTTTATCGGCGTCCTGGCCGCCTCGGGGATCCTGAAAGGTCTGCTGGCGCTGGCGGTGGTCTGCGGCTGGCTTTCCACCGACAGCGGCACCTACAAAATCTGGTTTGCCGCCAGCGATGCGCTGTTCTTCTTCTTCCCGCTGGTGCTGGGCTATACCGCCGGGAAAAAGTTTGGCGGTAACCCGTTTATCACGATGGTGATTGGCGGAGCGCTGGTCCACCCGACCATGATTCAGGCCTTTGATGCCAGCCAGCAGGCGGGGGCGGCGGCGGATGTTTTCCTCGGTATCCCGCTGATCTGGTTTAACTACAGCACCTCAGTGATCCCGATTATTCTTGCGGCCTGGGTCAGCTGCTGGCTGGAGAAACAGGGCAACAGGCGCCTGCCGTCGGCAATGAAAAACTTCTTCACGCCGCTGCTCTGCTTAGGCCTGACGGTGCCGCTCACCTTCCTGGTGATTGGCCCGGTCGCTACCTGGCTTAGCCAGATGCTGGCCAACGGCTACCAGTGGATCTACGTTCTGGCGCCGTGGCTGGCGGGGGCGGCGATGGGTGCCGTCTGGCAGGTGTGCGTGATTTTCGGCCTGCACTGGGGGCTGGTCCCGCTGATGATCAATAACATCGCGGTGCTGGGGCATGACTCTATGCTGCCGATGCTGCTGCCGGCAGTATACGGCCAGGTGGGTGCCGCGCTCGGCGTATTCCTGCGCACCCGCGATATGCGGTTAAAAATGCTGGCGGGCTCCTCGGTAACGGCGGGCATCTTTGGCGTCACCGAGCCTGCGGTCTATGGCGTCAACCTGCCGCTGCGACGCCCCTTTATCTTTGGCTGTATAGCCGGGGCGGTTGGCGGGGCGATTGTCGGCTTCAGCGACACCCACGTTTACTCCTTTGGCTTTGGCAATATCTTCACCTTTGCGCAGATGATCCCGCCGGGCGGCATCGATGCCACCCTGTGGGGCGGAATTATTGGCACGCTGGTCGCGCTGGGGCTGAGCTGTGCTATGACGCTGGTCGCCGGTATGCCGGGTAGCGCGGCGGGCGCGACGCCGGTTGCCGCCGCCCTGGGTGAAAACGATGTCCTGTCACCGATGAGCGGTAGCGTTCTGGCGCTGGATCAGGTGCCGGATGCCACCTTTGCCAGCGGTCTGCTCGGCCAGGGCGTGGCGATTATTCCTTCTGACAACAAGGTCATCGCCCCCTTTGCCGGGGAGGTTGCTTCGCTGTTTGCCACCAGACATGCCATCGGCCTGCTGAGCGACAGCGGCATCGAAGTGCTGATCCACGTCGGGATCGACACCGTGAAGCTCGACGGCAAGCCGTTTACCGCCCACGTGAAGGTGGGAGACAAAGTGCAGCCGGGGGATCTGCTGCTGGAGTTCGATCGCCAGGCGATCATCGATGCCGGATACGATCTGGCGACACCCATCATTATCAGTAACAGCGACGACTACGGCGCTATCGTGACCCTGGCGGCGACCGCTGTCCAGGCCGGTACGCCGCTACTCTGCGTCAGCCATCAATAA
- a CDS encoding glycoside hydrolase family 1 protein, translating into MKTFPDDFLWGGAVAANQVEGAYLADGKGLSTSDVQPQGVFGPVVERVAGDSGIKDVAIDFYHRYPEDIQLFAEMGFSCLRVSIAWTRIFPNGDEQQPNEAGLAFYDKLFDELAAHHITPLVTLSHYEMPWGLVKEYGGWGSRQVIGFFERYARTVFTRYQHKVKLWLTFNEINMSLHAPMTGVGLPETSSRAEVYQAIHHQLVASARAVKACHEIIPEAKIGNMLLGGLVYPLTCKPDDVLEALQENRAWQFFGDVQCRGAYPGYMLRFFRDNGIELDITDADREALKSTVDFISFSYYMTGCVTTDEALNQQARGNILSMVPNPHLASSEWGWQIDPVGLRTLLNVLWDRYQKPLFIVENGLGAKDKPDADGVVQDDYRIRYLNDHLVQVREAIEDGVAVMGYTSWGPIDLVSASKAELSKRYGFIYVDRDDSGAGTLARSRKKSFWWYQEVIATRGASLKA; encoded by the coding sequence ATGAAAACGTTCCCGGATGATTTCTTATGGGGCGGCGCGGTTGCCGCGAATCAGGTCGAAGGCGCTTACCTGGCCGATGGCAAAGGTCTCTCCACCTCTGACGTTCAGCCTCAGGGGGTCTTTGGCCCGGTGGTGGAGCGCGTGGCGGGGGACAGCGGCATCAAGGATGTGGCCATCGATTTTTATCATCGTTACCCTGAGGACATTCAACTGTTCGCCGAAATGGGCTTCAGCTGTCTTCGCGTCTCCATCGCCTGGACGCGTATTTTCCCGAACGGCGACGAGCAGCAGCCCAATGAAGCCGGACTGGCCTTCTACGATAAGCTGTTTGACGAGCTGGCGGCACACCACATCACGCCGCTGGTGACGCTGTCGCACTACGAGATGCCGTGGGGGCTGGTAAAAGAGTACGGCGGCTGGGGCAGCCGCCAGGTGATTGGCTTCTTCGAGCGCTATGCCCGCACCGTCTTCACCCGCTATCAGCATAAGGTGAAGCTGTGGCTCACCTTCAACGAGATCAACATGTCCCTGCACGCGCCGATGACCGGCGTCGGCCTGCCGGAAACCAGCAGCAGGGCGGAGGTGTATCAGGCGATCCACCATCAGCTGGTGGCGAGCGCGCGGGCGGTGAAGGCCTGCCACGAGATCATCCCGGAGGCGAAAATCGGCAATATGCTGCTCGGCGGTCTGGTCTATCCCCTGACCTGCAAGCCGGACGATGTGCTGGAAGCGTTGCAGGAAAACCGTGCCTGGCAGTTCTTCGGCGACGTGCAGTGCCGCGGAGCCTACCCGGGCTATATGCTGCGTTTCTTCCGCGATAACGGCATTGAGCTCGACATCACCGACGCCGATCGCGAGGCGCTTAAATCGACCGTCGACTTTATCTCTTTCAGCTATTACATGACCGGCTGCGTGACCACCGATGAAGCGCTGAACCAGCAGGCGCGCGGCAATATTCTGAGCATGGTGCCGAACCCGCATCTGGCCAGCTCTGAGTGGGGCTGGCAGATCGACCCGGTTGGCCTGCGTACTCTGCTGAACGTGCTCTGGGATCGGTATCAGAAGCCGCTGTTTATTGTGGAGAACGGTCTGGGTGCCAAAGACAAACCGGATGCCGACGGCGTGGTGCAGGATGATTACCGCATCCGCTACCTGAACGACCACCTGGTGCAGGTGCGTGAAGCCATTGAGGACGGCGTGGCGGTGATGGGCTATACCAGCTGGGGGCCGATCGATCTGGTGAGCGCGTCAAAAGCGGAGCTTTCCAAACGCTACGGGTTTATCTATGTCGATCGTGACGACAGTGGGGCGGGCACGCTGGCGCGCAGCCGTAAGAAGAGCTTCTGGTGGTATCAGGAGGTGATTGCGACCCGTGGCGCCTCGCTGAAAGCGTAA
- the bglG gene encoding transcriptional antiterminator BglG, with amino-acid sequence MKIAKILNNNVVVVLDEQGREQVVMGRGLAFQKRIGDRVPTANIEKVFALQSDELVRRLGELLSQIPLEVMTTCDRIIGLATQRLGKLQESLYITLTDHCYFAIERQKKGLAIKNVLLWEIKRLYPKEFALGQEARAIIAKRLDVKLDEDEAGFIALHLVTAQLHSEMPEVMHVTRVMQEILQLVKYSLQLEYDEESLSYQRFVTHLKFFAQRMLTRTVVADDDASLHTAVKDNYAKAWNCAEKIARHLQMSYQRELTTEEIMFLTIHIERVRKEGR; translated from the coding sequence ATGAAAATCGCCAAAATACTGAACAATAATGTGGTGGTTGTTCTGGATGAACAGGGGCGTGAACAGGTGGTGATGGGCCGCGGGCTGGCCTTTCAGAAACGCATCGGTGACAGGGTGCCCACAGCGAACATCGAAAAAGTGTTTGCCCTGCAAAGCGATGAGCTGGTGCGCCGGCTGGGGGAGTTACTCAGCCAGATCCCGCTTGAGGTGATGACCACCTGCGACCGCATTATCGGGCTGGCAACGCAGCGGCTGGGTAAGCTACAGGAGAGTCTGTACATCACCTTAACCGATCACTGCTACTTTGCCATTGAGCGGCAGAAAAAGGGCCTGGCGATCAAAAACGTCCTGCTGTGGGAGATAAAGCGGCTCTACCCGAAAGAGTTTGCGCTGGGCCAGGAGGCGCGGGCCATTATCGCGAAGCGGCTGGACGTAAAGCTGGATGAAGATGAAGCCGGATTTATCGCGCTGCATCTGGTCACCGCCCAGCTGCACAGCGAGATGCCGGAGGTGATGCACGTTACCCGCGTGATGCAGGAGATTCTGCAGCTGGTGAAGTACAGCCTGCAGCTGGAGTATGATGAAGAGTCGCTAAGCTATCAGCGCTTCGTCACCCATCTGAAGTTTTTTGCCCAGCGGATGCTGACCCGCACCGTGGTGGCCGATGACGACGCATCGCTGCATACGGCGGTAAAGGACAACTACGCGAAAGCGTGGAACTGTGCCGAGAAAATTGCCCGGCATCTGCAAATGAGCTATCAGCGCGAGCTGACCACCGAAGAGATTATGTTTCTCACCATTCACATTGAGCGCGTGAGAAAAGAGGGACGTTAA